The proteins below are encoded in one region of Paenarthrobacter ilicis:
- a CDS encoding ABC transporter permease, translated as MSVLTGGHSATDAARGRKFGSLYSRNAKAVVGRGLMAAKSSTWLVLVSGFFEPVLFLLAMGVGMGSIVGTVQGPGGEEISYAAYIAPALLAVSAMNGAIYDSTWNVFFKMNFAKLYQGMLYTSLGPLDVAIGEIFLALLRGLLYATGFTAVMGVMGLITSWWAILVIPASVLIAFGFASFGMGITSFMKTFQQMDWINFFLLPMFLFSATFYPLSVYPQVIQWFIQAMPLWHGVELLRQISVGSFSPATAIHVGYYVVMIALGIMLTTGRLRQLFLK; from the coding sequence ATGAGTGTCCTCACGGGTGGCCACAGCGCCACGGATGCTGCCCGCGGGCGGAAGTTCGGTTCGCTCTATTCCCGTAATGCCAAAGCCGTGGTTGGCCGTGGGCTCATGGCAGCCAAGAGCAGTACGTGGCTGGTGCTGGTATCCGGGTTCTTCGAGCCCGTGCTGTTCCTGCTGGCCATGGGCGTGGGTATGGGATCCATCGTGGGAACAGTCCAAGGGCCCGGCGGCGAAGAAATCAGCTATGCCGCGTACATAGCCCCGGCCCTCCTTGCGGTCTCGGCCATGAACGGAGCCATCTACGACTCCACATGGAACGTGTTCTTCAAGATGAACTTCGCCAAGCTCTACCAGGGGATGCTCTACACCTCCCTGGGGCCGCTGGATGTGGCCATTGGCGAGATCTTCCTGGCACTCCTCAGGGGTCTGCTCTATGCCACGGGATTCACTGCCGTGATGGGGGTGATGGGCTTGATCACCAGTTGGTGGGCCATCCTGGTCATTCCGGCATCGGTCCTGATCGCTTTCGGGTTCGCGAGCTTCGGCATGGGCATCACCAGCTTCATGAAGACCTTCCAGCAAATGGATTGGATCAACTTCTTCCTGCTGCCCATGTTCCTGTTCAGCGCCACGTTCTATCCGCTGAGCGTCTACCCGCAGGTGATCCAGTGGTTCATCCAGGCCATGCCCCTGTGGCACGGGGTTGAATTGCTGCGGCAGATCAGCGTGGGCTCCTTCAGTCCGGCCACCGCCATCCACGTGGGGTATTACGTGGTGATGATCGCCCTCGGCATTATGCTGACCACCGGGAGGCTGCGCCAGCTGTTCCTCAAATGA
- a CDS encoding exodeoxyribonuclease III — MSTALKKDFLRIASVNVNGLRAAYKNGMAEWLEPREVDILCLQEVRAPDDIVRKLIGEGWHILHTEAEAKGRAGVAIASRTEPTATRVGIGDDYFDTSGRWVEADFSVRDAAGEPATLSVVSAYVHSGEVGTPKQDDKFRFLDAMAVRLPELAKHSDHALVVGDLNVGHTELDIKNWKGNVKRAGFLPEERAYFDRFLGEDIGWRDVHRGLAGNVAGPYTWWSQRGKAFDTDTGWRIDYHLATPGLAAAATSAVVDRAPSWDTRFSDHAPLVVDYQLQAS; from the coding sequence GTGAGTACGGCATTGAAGAAGGACTTCCTTCGCATCGCGTCAGTCAACGTCAACGGCCTGAGGGCTGCCTACAAGAATGGCATGGCGGAATGGCTGGAGCCACGCGAAGTGGACATTCTCTGCCTGCAGGAAGTCCGCGCTCCCGATGACATTGTCCGGAAGCTGATTGGCGAAGGCTGGCACATCCTTCACACAGAGGCCGAAGCAAAGGGCCGGGCCGGGGTTGCCATCGCTTCCCGGACGGAACCCACCGCAACCCGCGTGGGAATTGGCGACGATTACTTCGATACTTCCGGCCGCTGGGTCGAGGCGGATTTTTCCGTCAGGGACGCTGCAGGCGAACCCGCAACCCTTTCCGTGGTCAGTGCCTATGTGCACTCCGGAGAAGTGGGAACCCCCAAGCAGGACGACAAATTCCGCTTCCTGGACGCCATGGCTGTCCGTCTCCCGGAGCTTGCCAAACACAGCGACCATGCCTTGGTGGTGGGCGACCTCAACGTGGGACACACCGAGCTGGATATCAAAAACTGGAAGGGCAACGTCAAGCGTGCCGGCTTCCTCCCGGAGGAGCGCGCGTACTTTGACCGCTTCCTCGGCGAAGACATCGGATGGAGGGATGTCCACAGGGGCCTGGCAGGAAATGTCGCCGGCCCCTACACCTGGTGGTCCCAGCGCGGTAAGGCCTTTGACACCGACACAGGCTGGCGCATCGACTACCACCTGGCAACTCCCGGCCTCGCGGCAGCAGCCACATCCGCTGTAGTGGACCGGGCGCCTTCGTGGGACACCCGCTTCTCCGACCACGCACCGCTGGTAGTCGACTACCAGCTCCAAGCTTCCTAA
- the trpS gene encoding tryptophan--tRNA ligase: MTSSTATETGPGAAAPSAAAATSTKLAPGTKPRVLSGMQPSADSLHLGNYLGALVNWVRMQDEYDAVYFIPDLHAITVPQDPAELARRTRVTAAQYIAGGVDVDKCTLFVQSQVPEHAQLAWVLNCITGMGEASRMTQFKDKAQKQGSDHASVGLFTYPILQAADILLYQPHGVPVGEDQRQHVELSRDLANRFNSRFGETFQVPEAFIQKESAKIYDLQNPTAKMSKSAESPAGLINLLDDPKTVAKRIKSAVTDTETEIRYDRENKPGVSNLLSIYSAISGTPVEKIVADYEGKMYGHLKVDLAELVSGHLAPIRERANELLADPAELDRLLALGADKARGIASATLADVYAKVGFLPYRGLASQGQQGVR; this comes from the coding sequence ATGACCAGTTCCACCGCTACCGAAACGGGCCCAGGCGCCGCCGCACCATCAGCAGCCGCCGCCACCTCCACCAAGCTGGCGCCCGGCACCAAGCCCCGTGTCCTCTCCGGAATGCAGCCCTCGGCTGACTCCCTGCACCTGGGCAATTACCTGGGCGCCCTGGTCAACTGGGTCCGGATGCAGGACGAGTACGATGCCGTCTACTTCATCCCGGACCTGCATGCCATCACGGTTCCCCAGGATCCTGCCGAACTTGCCCGCCGAACGCGGGTCACCGCAGCCCAGTACATTGCCGGTGGCGTGGACGTGGACAAGTGCACGCTGTTCGTCCAGTCCCAGGTACCGGAGCACGCACAGCTGGCCTGGGTCCTGAACTGCATCACCGGCATGGGCGAAGCCAGCCGGATGACCCAGTTCAAGGACAAGGCCCAGAAGCAGGGCTCGGACCACGCAAGCGTGGGCCTGTTTACCTACCCCATCCTGCAAGCAGCCGATATCCTCCTGTACCAGCCCCACGGCGTTCCCGTAGGCGAGGACCAGCGCCAGCACGTGGAGCTGAGCAGGGACCTGGCAAACCGCTTCAACAGCCGGTTCGGGGAAACGTTCCAGGTGCCGGAGGCCTTCATCCAGAAGGAGTCGGCCAAGATCTACGATCTCCAGAACCCCACGGCCAAGATGTCCAAATCGGCTGAGTCCCCGGCCGGGCTGATCAACCTCCTGGACGATCCCAAGACTGTTGCCAAACGGATCAAGTCCGCTGTGACTGACACCGAAACAGAGATCCGCTACGACCGCGAGAACAAGCCGGGCGTGTCCAATCTCCTGTCCATCTACTCGGCCATCAGCGGCACCCCGGTGGAAAAGATCGTGGCCGATTACGAAGGAAAGATGTACGGCCACCTCAAGGTGGATCTTGCAGAACTGGTGTCCGGCCACTTGGCACCCATCCGTGAACGCGCCAATGAACTGTTGGCGGACCCCGCTGAGCTGGACCGGTTGCTGGCACTCGGGGCGGACAAGGCCCGTGGGATCGCTTCAGCTACCCTCGCCGACGTCTACGCCAAGGTGGGATTCCTCCCGTACCGGGGACTCGCTTCCCAGGGCCAGCAAGGAGTCCGCTAA
- a CDS encoding 2'-5' RNA ligase family protein: MCSAGQLNVQTDARKGSGPDDSRQPAVTGVDCGAGDIMCVGVILGFPPDIARELQEWRASFGDPMAEVIPAHITLITTTPTQDWEATREHVRGVAKTQQPFNITISGTGSFRPVSPVVFVNVEEGFEECVQLHQKLQSGPLERMLPFPYHPHVTVAHDVAQKNLDEAETVLRDYRATFPVVSMGLYEHDTNGIWQLREELDFGGNTYQDQQEDSSRGGGHSSASH, from the coding sequence ATGTGCTCTGCTGGCCAGCTCAACGTCCAGACCGACGCCCGGAAGGGCTCCGGTCCGGATGATTCTCGCCAGCCTGCGGTCACCGGCGTCGATTGCGGCGCCGGTGACATTATGTGCGTGGGCGTGATCCTCGGTTTCCCGCCGGACATTGCGCGGGAGCTCCAGGAATGGCGGGCCTCCTTTGGGGATCCCATGGCCGAGGTCATTCCGGCCCACATCACCCTGATCACCACTACCCCCACCCAGGACTGGGAGGCTACCCGCGAGCATGTTCGTGGCGTGGCAAAGACCCAGCAACCGTTCAACATCACCATTTCCGGTACGGGTTCGTTCCGCCCTGTCTCGCCCGTGGTGTTCGTCAACGTGGAGGAGGGCTTCGAAGAGTGCGTGCAACTGCACCAAAAACTCCAGAGCGGCCCACTGGAACGCATGCTGCCCTTCCCGTACCACCCGCACGTCACTGTTGCCCACGATGTTGCCCAAAAGAATCTTGATGAGGCCGAAACGGTCCTGAGAGATTACCGGGCAACCTTCCCAGTGGTTAGCATGGGACTTTACGAGCATGACACCAATGGAATTTGGCAGCTACGGGAAGAGCTCGACTTTGGCGGCAATACCTACCAAGACCAGCAAGAGGACTCAAGCCGCGGGGGCGGACACTCTTCCGCCTCCCACTGA
- a CDS encoding YihY/virulence factor BrkB family protein, giving the protein MAAIPTKTSKRTQAAGADTLPPPTDLAKLKLQLIHKRQEWGQAKMSGAGLPAKAGAYVALFLARLNTNRAMRSFQHYTRQHGPLLSAGIGFNMFFSVTGLLTTGFAIAGIVLGGNQALQNAVINSVASAAPGLLKVNGGEGLVDPQSLLNPSGLGWTALIAAAVTIFVSLGWIASVREGIRGVNNADPLIRNPILQKLIDAGTLLLLGVLLVVSAGVSLVFGSAADWFMDLLSLDEAVAGPIAATVKIVVPLLLNCATAAVLFRVASGLEFRRRALREGVILAGVGTTVLQFFSTELLARSGNNPVLASFAIIIGLLIWFNLVSQVYLVSASWAAIREADADSGEAPRKKVLGSRRVTPRT; this is encoded by the coding sequence TTGGCGGCAATACCTACCAAGACCAGCAAGAGGACTCAAGCCGCGGGGGCGGACACTCTTCCGCCTCCCACTGACCTGGCCAAGCTCAAGCTTCAGCTGATCCACAAGCGGCAGGAGTGGGGCCAAGCCAAGATGTCCGGCGCGGGGCTGCCTGCCAAGGCGGGTGCGTACGTGGCGCTTTTCCTGGCGCGGCTGAATACCAACCGGGCCATGCGGTCCTTCCAGCACTACACGCGCCAGCATGGCCCGCTGCTCAGTGCAGGCATCGGCTTCAACATGTTCTTCTCCGTTACCGGTCTCCTGACCACCGGTTTCGCGATCGCCGGAATAGTGCTGGGTGGTAACCAAGCCCTGCAGAATGCTGTCATCAACAGCGTCGCTTCCGCCGCTCCGGGCCTTCTGAAGGTGAACGGCGGCGAGGGCCTGGTGGATCCCCAATCACTGTTGAACCCTTCCGGGCTGGGATGGACGGCCCTGATAGCCGCCGCGGTGACCATCTTTGTGTCCCTTGGATGGATCGCAAGTGTCAGGGAGGGGATCCGCGGCGTCAATAACGCGGACCCGCTCATCCGGAATCCGATTCTGCAGAAACTGATCGACGCCGGAACGCTCCTGCTGCTGGGTGTCCTTCTGGTGGTCAGTGCAGGTGTGTCCTTGGTGTTCGGCTCTGCAGCCGATTGGTTCATGGATCTCCTCAGCCTCGATGAAGCCGTCGCCGGACCCATTGCGGCCACGGTGAAGATCGTCGTTCCCCTGTTGTTGAACTGCGCGACGGCGGCAGTTCTGTTCCGCGTGGCAAGCGGCCTCGAGTTCCGGCGTCGGGCGTTGCGGGAAGGCGTGATCCTGGCGGGCGTGGGCACCACGGTCCTCCAGTTCTTCAGCACGGAGCTGCTGGCCCGCTCCGGCAATAACCCGGTGCTGGCATCTTTCGCGATCATCATCGGTTTGCTCATCTGGTTCAACCTGGTCAGCCAGGTGTACCTCGTCTCAGCCTCCTGGGCAGCAATTCGGGAAGCCGATGCCGATTCGGGGGAGGCCCCGCGCAAGAAAGTCCTGGGATCCCGGCGCGTTACGCCCAGGACCTGA
- a CDS encoding DUF1269 domain-containing protein has protein sequence MNNQLWIACLLGAALGLIVGQLIFNSPFLGILIGMGAGALVGAAFGPRRN, from the coding sequence ATGAACAACCAGCTGTGGATTGCCTGCCTGCTTGGCGCTGCCCTTGGACTGATTGTTGGCCAGTTGATCTTTAATTCACCGTTCCTGGGGATCCTCATCGGCATGGGGGCAGGAGCTTTGGTGGGGGCGGCGTTCGGTCCACGCCGCAACTAG
- a CDS encoding glycoside hydrolase family 43 protein, which translates to MPLTLDDLQIRDPYVLTVEASGEYMLFGSTDKNIWSGPATGFDCYRSKDLATWRGPIPAFRPDAGFWSHEQYWAPEVHEYRGRYFMFATFTAPGRFRGTQILAAGKPEGPYTPWSDGPVTPGNWQCLDGTLHVDSDGSPWMVFCHEWKQVHDGAMMAQRLTDDLRAAHGAPVFLFSASEAPWSRALDVPSVQDREFPVHVTDGPFLFRLSSGRLIMLWSSFGDHGYAMGIARSKSGTVLGPWEQEPEPLWGKDGGHGMIGRLLTGGLFLTLHQPNNSPHERAAFFPLRELEDTVVLGPETHPTHDSKDAHR; encoded by the coding sequence GTGCCCCTGACCCTGGATGACCTGCAGATACGCGACCCCTATGTGCTCACCGTGGAAGCCTCTGGCGAGTACATGCTCTTCGGAAGTACGGACAAGAACATCTGGTCCGGTCCGGCCACAGGTTTCGACTGCTACCGGAGCAAGGATCTGGCCACGTGGCGGGGACCCATCCCTGCTTTCCGTCCGGACGCCGGGTTCTGGAGCCACGAACAGTACTGGGCACCAGAGGTCCACGAATACCGGGGGCGCTACTTCATGTTTGCCACGTTCACCGCCCCCGGCCGGTTTCGCGGAACACAGATCCTCGCAGCAGGGAAGCCGGAGGGTCCCTACACACCATGGAGCGACGGACCGGTAACTCCCGGCAATTGGCAATGCCTGGACGGCACACTCCATGTGGACAGTGACGGCTCGCCCTGGATGGTGTTTTGCCACGAGTGGAAGCAGGTCCACGACGGCGCCATGATGGCCCAGCGGCTCACAGACGATCTCCGCGCCGCCCACGGTGCGCCGGTCTTCCTGTTCAGCGCTTCCGAGGCCCCTTGGTCCCGCGCATTGGATGTTCCCTCGGTCCAGGACCGTGAATTTCCCGTCCATGTGACCGATGGTCCCTTCCTGTTCAGGCTGAGCAGCGGAAGACTGATCATGCTGTGGTCCAGTTTTGGAGACCACGGGTACGCCATGGGAATTGCCCGCAGCAAGTCCGGGACTGTCCTTGGCCCCTGGGAGCAGGAACCCGAACCACTGTGGGGCAAGGACGGTGGGCACGGAATGATCGGCAGGTTGCTGACCGGCGGGCTCTTCCTGACACTCCACCAGCCCAATAACAGCCCCCACGAACGGGCGGCCTTCTTTCCGCTCCGCGAACTGGAGGACACGGTTGTCCTCGGCCCTGAAACCCACCCCACCCACGACTCCAAGGACGCCCACCGATGA